In Phycisphaerae bacterium, the genomic window TCATCGAAGTAGGAAACCGGCTCCAGAATATCGCGGCTGCACGTCACCGACGAGGCGTGCCCGTCGCACCAGAGGATATTGAGCACGCCCTCGCCCACCATCGACCGATTGCGATGACGGGCGTGCGCAAAACCGGTCCGGGCGAACCCGCTGTTGAGGGATGAGCCGCAGTAGTACCCCTCCTGTGTGCGAATGGCGTCGGAAACCAACAGCGTCTCGGACGGATTGCTGATCTGATTGTCCTTGGCCGGCGGACCCGCATACGGCAGACCGTAGTAGACGCTGGTTCCCAGGTGCAGGTAGTTGTAGCCGTAGTGCATCCGGATCAACTCGCCGTGATCGAACAACTCCCATCCGCGCCACAGCCCGCCGTCAGCCGGAAAGCTGGCGCAGGCGAAAAAACTGCGATCGGGCACGTACTTGAGGCCGACGAACACGTAGTTCCACACGTGGAACGGCCAGGCCCGGTACCCGCTGGCGTACTCCTCGTCGACCGAGTACAGACGCGGATAAAACCCAGCGAACTCATTGCCGTATTGTCC contains:
- a CDS encoding prepilin-type N-terminal cleavage/methylation domain-containing protein, with translation MCLKSPRPSFTLIELLVVVAIIAVLVAMLLPALSTAREQARTVVCLTQLKQIGVAFGQYGNEFAGFYPRLYSVDEEYASGYRAWPFHVWNYVFVGLKYVPDRSFFACASFPADGGLWRGWELFDHGELIRMHYGYNYLHLGTSVYYGLPYAGPPAKDNQISNPSETLLVSDAIRTQEGYYCGSSLNSGFARTGFAHARHRNRSMVGEGVLNILWCDGHASSVTCSRDILEPVSYFDELGNAGDPANFGVWDR